A single Rhopalosiphum padi isolate XX-2018 chromosome 4, ASM2088224v1, whole genome shotgun sequence DNA region contains:
- the LOC132928780 gene encoding anion exchange protein 3-like isoform X3, translating to MRKAESSRSTNEVHRETHDLDEEMERVFAGVSSGADPHRFGLSRFSSDRSPRPGDRRFSEDDYTVHRNTSRSLVHIPLKSIPKSIRKQSTTSIKSRDQETEFKRPDDHRDVTDSDSAMSPPTTSQQTSSNSGVLLSMAAGISPNFVDIESDGSRAEDGLLSSECDTPMYEKPKFSHYFRQDSVDKHVQFNIDEQNEEAAYNQHRELDKTAQERPHQELKKTKHKHRHHRRHHSRHKNNEREIFIPKDDLQIDENLDEFIQDDLTSHRYDCNKEKRRFSSKNKSSFLVPYAGDIEGTLIAGLPINVIKKYVDHSPHAVFVQLDELKGTGEEREWKETARWIKYEEDVQEGTDRWGRPHVASLSFHSLLNVRRSLESGVILLDLEEKDLPGVIYRVVEQMAIEELINQEDKAAVMRLLLLRHKHVQQDSDKFSRFIRRNTSSYTSLTQFEAEFLAKRSASLTHNNLNDDGKSKMKSTLSSHEMHSSPKFGVINNNNNRSFLDLDKNHINIDMKEETYTSSTEDMVKRAQKESILKRIPVGAEATTVLVGSVDFLKNRTAAFVRLAEGIVIPSLTEVTIPVRFMFILLGPPDPKDIDYHEVGRSMSTLMSNSEFHCKAYKAGERKELISLLNEFLDSSIVLPPCDWEREELLSLRELKEKSEQIKRRKTRAASQKVATLTSTSSEKSDDIKDDPLRRTKKPWGGLVKDIKRRLPYYKSDFIQGLNLQCIASAIFIYFAALSAAITFGGLMADKTKNFIGISETLVATSVSGVIFSLFSGQPLLIVGTTGPLLLFDEALFTFCRSNDIEFLPMRVYIGIWLVIIALLVSCVEGSVLVKVFTRFTEEIFASLISLIYIWESLSKCFHVFTTHPLLPLKDYCEEDALARIENSISFSNSTSYNSTYNDTELFKPIDHQPLITKQPNTALLCTILALGTFFVAYYLRHFRNSKFLGRNIRRALGDFGVPIAIISMVAADYFNPTTYTEKLKVPEGLTPSDPAARGWFISPSGIKSPVEPWVPFVAIVPAILVYILMFMETHISELIIAKKERKLQKGSGFHLDIVLVNFINLMCGVIGAPWMSAATVRSVAHVSSLTVMSRTHAPGQKPHIIEVKEQRVSSLLVSIMVGCSVVMSPLLRLIPMAVLFGVFLYMGISSIDGIQFFERLKLVFMPVKHHSEAPYVRHVQTYKMHLFTGIQLVCLCILWSVKSSSFSLLFPFFLIMMIPVRSQLCNKLFTAKELRALDSNEPTNMTNDEDEPDFYAESRLPG from the exons GCCGAGAGCAGTAGATCCACAAATGAAGTGCATCGAGAAACACACGATTTAGATGAAGAGATGGAACGTGTATTTGCTGGCGTTTCTAGTGGAGCCGATCCTCACCGATTTGGCTTGTCCAGATTTTCTAGCGATCGATCGCCTCGACCAGGGGATAGACGATTTAGCGAAGATGATTATACTG TTCATCGAAATACCAGCCGATCGCTCGTCCATATACCACTCAAGTCTATTCCAAAATCAATAAGAAAACAATCTACTACATCGATTAAATCCAGAGATCAAGAGACG GAATTTAAGAGGCCTGATGATCACAGGGATGTAACAGATTCTGATAGTGCAATGAGCCCACCAACTACAAGTCAACAGACATCCAG CAACAGCGGTGTATTACTTTCCATGGCTGCTGGCATTAGTCCAAACTTTGTGGACATTGAATCAGATGGTTCGAGGGCTGAAGACGGACTCTTGAGTAGTGAATGTGATACTCCAATGTACGAAAAACCAAAATTCAGTCATTACTTCAGACAGGACTCCGTTGACAAACACGTTCAGTTTAATATCG acGAACAAAATGAAGAAGCAGCTTATAACCAACATAGAGAACTTGATAAAACTGCACAAGAACGACCACATCAAGAACtcaaaaaaactaaacataaacacag ACACCATCGTCGTCATCATAGCCGACATAAGAATAATGAACGAGAAATTTTTATACCTAAGGATGATTTACAAATCGATGAAAATTTAGATGAGTTCATTCAAGATGATTTAACAa gtCATAGATACGACTGCAACAAAGAAAAACGGAGATTCAgtagcaaaaataaaagttCTTTTTTGGTTCCGTATGCTGGAGATATAGAAGGAACTTTAATCGCAGGCTTGCCAATTAATGTAATTAAGAAATACGTAGATCATAGTCCTCATGcg GTTTTTGTTCAATTAGACGAATTAAAAGGTACTGGAGAAGAACGAGAATGGAAAGAAACTGCTCGATGGATAAAGTACGAGGAAGATGTACAAGAAGGAACGGACAGATGGGGACGTCCGCACGTGGCTTCTTTGAGTTTCCATTCACTATTGAATGTAAGGAGGTCTTTGGAGTCGG GCGTGATATTGCTGGACTTGGAAGAAAAAGACCTACCTGGTGTAATATATCGGGTGGTCGAACAAATGGCCATCGAAGAACTTATCAACCAAGAAGACAAAGCTGCGGTAATGAGATTATTGTTGCTCCGACATAAACACGTTCAACAAGACAGCGACAAGTTTAGTAGGTTTATTAGACGAAATACATCAAGCTACACAAGTCTTAcg CAATTTGAGGCAGAATTTCTGGCTAAGCGGTCGGCATCACTTACACACAAT aatctgAATGATGACGGAAAGTCGAAAATGAAAAGTACTTTATCAAGTCATGAAATGCATTCAAGTCCTAAATTCGGAGtcatcaataacaataacaatcgTTCTTTCCTAGACTTGgacaaaaatcatattaatatagacATGAAAGAAGAGACTTATACCTCATCAACCGAAGACATGGTAAAAAGAGCTCAAAAAGAAAGCATTCTTAAGCGAATACCAGTTGGTGCTGAAGCCACTACAGTGTTAGTTGGTTCTGtagatttcttaaaaaatagaaCCGCAGCTTTTGTACGTTTAGCTGAGGGTATTGTGATACCCTCATTGACCGAAGTTACAATACCAGTACgatttatgtttatacttttgGGTCCTCCTGACCCAAAGGATATCGATTATCATGAAGTTGGAAGATCAATGTCAACTTTAATGTCAAATTCT gaATTTCATTGCAAAGCTTACAAAGCGGGGGAACGCAAGGAACTTATCAGTTTACTGAACGAGTTTCTTGACAGCAGTATTGTACTTCCACCGTGCGATTGGGAAAGAGAAGAATTGCTATCTCTACGAGAGCTCAAAGAAAAAAGTGAACAGATCAAGAGGCGAAAAACACGCGCAGCTTCAcaaaaag TGGCAACCTTAACTTCAACTTCAAGTGAAAAGAGCGACGATATCAAAGATGATCCTTTGAGGCGTACAAAAAAACCTTGGGGAGGTTTAGTGAAAGACATAAAACGCCGATTACCATACTACAAATCTGACTTCATTCAAGGGTTAAATTTGCAGTGTATAGCGTCTGCGATATTCATATACTTTGCTGCTCTGTCAGCAGCAATCACTTTTGGTGGTCTAATGG CGGACAAAACGAAAAACTTTATCGGAATATCAGAAACGCTAGTCGCCACCTCTGTGTCCGGTGTCATCTTCTCACTGTTTTCCGGACAGCCATTATTGATAGTCGGAACTACTGGGCCTTTATTGCTTTTTGATGAGGCACTGTTTACT TTTTGCCGCAGCAACGACATCGAATTTTTGCCTATGAGGGTTTATATTGGCATATGGTTAGTAATCATAGCTCTACTTGTTAGTTGCGTCGAAGGCAGTGTTTTGGTTAAAGTATTCACAAGGTTCACCGAAGAAATTTTCGCATCActcatatcattaatttatatatgggaaagtttatcaaaatgttttcat GTATTTACCACACATCCACTATTACCATTGAAAGATTATTGCGAAGAAGACGCATTAGCGCGCATTGAAAACTCTATTTCTTTCTCAAACTCTACTTCTTATAATTCTACATATAA CGATACTGAGTTGTTTAAACCCATAGATCACCAACCTTTGATCACAAAGCAGCCAAATACTGCACTACTATGCACTATACTAGCGCTGGGAACATTTTTCGTTGCATATTACCTTCGGCACTTCAGAAATAGCAAATTTCTTGGAAGAAAT ATCCGAAGAGCGTTAGGTGATTTTGGCGTGCCTATAGCTATCATATCAATGGTAGCCGCCGACTATTTCAATCCTACTACTTACACCGAAAAACTCAAAGTTCCCGAGGGTTTGACACCATCGGACCCGGCAGCACGTGGATGGTTCATATCACCTAGTGGGATTAAGAGTCCAGTCGAGCCCTGGGTGCCCTTTGTTGCCATTGTGCCGGCAATACTCGTTTACATTCTCATGTTCATGGAAACTCACATCAGCGA GTTAATTATCGCCAAAAAAGAACGCAAACTTCAAAAGGGCAGCGGCTTTCACTTGGATATCGTACTagtaaatttcattaatctgATGTGCGGCGTGATTGGAGCCCCATGGATGAGCGCCGCGACTGTCAGATCCGTTGCTCACGTATCATCGCTAACAGTGATGAGCCGGACCCACGCCCCTGGTCAAAAGCCTCATATCATCGAAGTAAAAG agcaAAGAGTCAGCTCACTATTAGTGTCTATAATGGTTGGTTGTTCAGTGGTCATGTCTCCCTTATTACGATTGATACCGATGGCTGTACTTTTTGGCGTATTTCTTTACATGGGAATATCGTCTATCGATGGTATACAGTTTTTCGAACGTCTCAAACTGGTTTTCATGCCAGTGAAACATCATTCAGAAGCACCATACGTTCGCCat GTACAAACATACAAAATGCACCTATTCACTGGAATTCAACTCGTATGTTTGTGTATTCTATGGAGCGTTAAGTCGTCATCATTTTCTTTGTTGTTTCCGTTTTTCTTGATCATGATGATTCCTGTGCGGTCTCAACtatgtaataaactatttacTGCAAAAGAATTACGAGCA CTAGACAGCAATGAGCCAACAAACATGACTAATGACGAAGATGAACCCGATTTCTATGCTGAATCTCGACTTCCGGGATAA
- the LOC132928780 gene encoding anion exchange protein 3-like isoform X1, translating into MSANEKRQKTQPSASMDYANIAAESSRSTNEVHRETHDLDEEMERVFAGVSSGADPHRFGLSRFSSDRSPRPGDRRFSEDDYTVHRNTSRSLVHIPLKSIPKSIRKQSTTSIKSRDQETEFKRPDDHRDVTDSDSAMSPPTTSQQTSSNSGVLLSMAAGISPNFVDIESDGSRAEDGLLSSECDTPMYEKPKFSHYFRQDSVDKHVQFNIDEQNEEAAYNQHRELDKTAQERPHQELKKTKHKHRHHRRHHSRHKNNEREIFIPKDDLQIDENLDEFIQDDLTSHRYDCNKEKRRFSSKNKSSFLVPYAGDIEGTLIAGLPINVIKKYVDHSPHAVFVQLDELKGTGEEREWKETARWIKYEEDVQEGTDRWGRPHVASLSFHSLLNVRRSLESGVILLDLEEKDLPGVIYRVVEQMAIEELINQEDKAAVMRLLLLRHKHVQQDSDKFSRFIRRNTSSYTSLTQFEAEFLAKRSASLTHNNLNDDGKSKMKSTLSSHEMHSSPKFGVINNNNNRSFLDLDKNHINIDMKEETYTSSTEDMVKRAQKESILKRIPVGAEATTVLVGSVDFLKNRTAAFVRLAEGIVIPSLTEVTIPVRFMFILLGPPDPKDIDYHEVGRSMSTLMSNSEFHCKAYKAGERKELISLLNEFLDSSIVLPPCDWEREELLSLRELKEKSEQIKRRKTRAASQKVATLTSTSSEKSDDIKDDPLRRTKKPWGGLVKDIKRRLPYYKSDFIQGLNLQCIASAIFIYFAALSAAITFGGLMADKTKNFIGISETLVATSVSGVIFSLFSGQPLLIVGTTGPLLLFDEALFTFCRSNDIEFLPMRVYIGIWLVIIALLVSCVEGSVLVKVFTRFTEEIFASLISLIYIWESLSKCFHVFTTHPLLPLKDYCEEDALARIENSISFSNSTSYNSTYNDTELFKPIDHQPLITKQPNTALLCTILALGTFFVAYYLRHFRNSKFLGRNIRRALGDFGVPIAIISMVAADYFNPTTYTEKLKVPEGLTPSDPAARGWFISPSGIKSPVEPWVPFVAIVPAILVYILMFMETHISELIIAKKERKLQKGSGFHLDIVLVNFINLMCGVIGAPWMSAATVRSVAHVSSLTVMSRTHAPGQKPHIIEVKEQRVSSLLVSIMVGCSVVMSPLLRLIPMAVLFGVFLYMGISSIDGIQFFERLKLVFMPVKHHSEAPYVRHVQTYKMHLFTGIQLVCLCILWSVKSSSFSLLFPFFLIMMIPVRSQLCNKLFTAKELRALDSNEPTNMTNDEDEPDFYAESRLPG; encoded by the exons GCCGAGAGCAGTAGATCCACAAATGAAGTGCATCGAGAAACACACGATTTAGATGAAGAGATGGAACGTGTATTTGCTGGCGTTTCTAGTGGAGCCGATCCTCACCGATTTGGCTTGTCCAGATTTTCTAGCGATCGATCGCCTCGACCAGGGGATAGACGATTTAGCGAAGATGATTATACTG TTCATCGAAATACCAGCCGATCGCTCGTCCATATACCACTCAAGTCTATTCCAAAATCAATAAGAAAACAATCTACTACATCGATTAAATCCAGAGATCAAGAGACG GAATTTAAGAGGCCTGATGATCACAGGGATGTAACAGATTCTGATAGTGCAATGAGCCCACCAACTACAAGTCAACAGACATCCAG CAACAGCGGTGTATTACTTTCCATGGCTGCTGGCATTAGTCCAAACTTTGTGGACATTGAATCAGATGGTTCGAGGGCTGAAGACGGACTCTTGAGTAGTGAATGTGATACTCCAATGTACGAAAAACCAAAATTCAGTCATTACTTCAGACAGGACTCCGTTGACAAACACGTTCAGTTTAATATCG acGAACAAAATGAAGAAGCAGCTTATAACCAACATAGAGAACTTGATAAAACTGCACAAGAACGACCACATCAAGAACtcaaaaaaactaaacataaacacag ACACCATCGTCGTCATCATAGCCGACATAAGAATAATGAACGAGAAATTTTTATACCTAAGGATGATTTACAAATCGATGAAAATTTAGATGAGTTCATTCAAGATGATTTAACAa gtCATAGATACGACTGCAACAAAGAAAAACGGAGATTCAgtagcaaaaataaaagttCTTTTTTGGTTCCGTATGCTGGAGATATAGAAGGAACTTTAATCGCAGGCTTGCCAATTAATGTAATTAAGAAATACGTAGATCATAGTCCTCATGcg GTTTTTGTTCAATTAGACGAATTAAAAGGTACTGGAGAAGAACGAGAATGGAAAGAAACTGCTCGATGGATAAAGTACGAGGAAGATGTACAAGAAGGAACGGACAGATGGGGACGTCCGCACGTGGCTTCTTTGAGTTTCCATTCACTATTGAATGTAAGGAGGTCTTTGGAGTCGG GCGTGATATTGCTGGACTTGGAAGAAAAAGACCTACCTGGTGTAATATATCGGGTGGTCGAACAAATGGCCATCGAAGAACTTATCAACCAAGAAGACAAAGCTGCGGTAATGAGATTATTGTTGCTCCGACATAAACACGTTCAACAAGACAGCGACAAGTTTAGTAGGTTTATTAGACGAAATACATCAAGCTACACAAGTCTTAcg CAATTTGAGGCAGAATTTCTGGCTAAGCGGTCGGCATCACTTACACACAAT aatctgAATGATGACGGAAAGTCGAAAATGAAAAGTACTTTATCAAGTCATGAAATGCATTCAAGTCCTAAATTCGGAGtcatcaataacaataacaatcgTTCTTTCCTAGACTTGgacaaaaatcatattaatatagacATGAAAGAAGAGACTTATACCTCATCAACCGAAGACATGGTAAAAAGAGCTCAAAAAGAAAGCATTCTTAAGCGAATACCAGTTGGTGCTGAAGCCACTACAGTGTTAGTTGGTTCTGtagatttcttaaaaaatagaaCCGCAGCTTTTGTACGTTTAGCTGAGGGTATTGTGATACCCTCATTGACCGAAGTTACAATACCAGTACgatttatgtttatacttttgGGTCCTCCTGACCCAAAGGATATCGATTATCATGAAGTTGGAAGATCAATGTCAACTTTAATGTCAAATTCT gaATTTCATTGCAAAGCTTACAAAGCGGGGGAACGCAAGGAACTTATCAGTTTACTGAACGAGTTTCTTGACAGCAGTATTGTACTTCCACCGTGCGATTGGGAAAGAGAAGAATTGCTATCTCTACGAGAGCTCAAAGAAAAAAGTGAACAGATCAAGAGGCGAAAAACACGCGCAGCTTCAcaaaaag TGGCAACCTTAACTTCAACTTCAAGTGAAAAGAGCGACGATATCAAAGATGATCCTTTGAGGCGTACAAAAAAACCTTGGGGAGGTTTAGTGAAAGACATAAAACGCCGATTACCATACTACAAATCTGACTTCATTCAAGGGTTAAATTTGCAGTGTATAGCGTCTGCGATATTCATATACTTTGCTGCTCTGTCAGCAGCAATCACTTTTGGTGGTCTAATGG CGGACAAAACGAAAAACTTTATCGGAATATCAGAAACGCTAGTCGCCACCTCTGTGTCCGGTGTCATCTTCTCACTGTTTTCCGGACAGCCATTATTGATAGTCGGAACTACTGGGCCTTTATTGCTTTTTGATGAGGCACTGTTTACT TTTTGCCGCAGCAACGACATCGAATTTTTGCCTATGAGGGTTTATATTGGCATATGGTTAGTAATCATAGCTCTACTTGTTAGTTGCGTCGAAGGCAGTGTTTTGGTTAAAGTATTCACAAGGTTCACCGAAGAAATTTTCGCATCActcatatcattaatttatatatgggaaagtttatcaaaatgttttcat GTATTTACCACACATCCACTATTACCATTGAAAGATTATTGCGAAGAAGACGCATTAGCGCGCATTGAAAACTCTATTTCTTTCTCAAACTCTACTTCTTATAATTCTACATATAA CGATACTGAGTTGTTTAAACCCATAGATCACCAACCTTTGATCACAAAGCAGCCAAATACTGCACTACTATGCACTATACTAGCGCTGGGAACATTTTTCGTTGCATATTACCTTCGGCACTTCAGAAATAGCAAATTTCTTGGAAGAAAT ATCCGAAGAGCGTTAGGTGATTTTGGCGTGCCTATAGCTATCATATCAATGGTAGCCGCCGACTATTTCAATCCTACTACTTACACCGAAAAACTCAAAGTTCCCGAGGGTTTGACACCATCGGACCCGGCAGCACGTGGATGGTTCATATCACCTAGTGGGATTAAGAGTCCAGTCGAGCCCTGGGTGCCCTTTGTTGCCATTGTGCCGGCAATACTCGTTTACATTCTCATGTTCATGGAAACTCACATCAGCGA GTTAATTATCGCCAAAAAAGAACGCAAACTTCAAAAGGGCAGCGGCTTTCACTTGGATATCGTACTagtaaatttcattaatctgATGTGCGGCGTGATTGGAGCCCCATGGATGAGCGCCGCGACTGTCAGATCCGTTGCTCACGTATCATCGCTAACAGTGATGAGCCGGACCCACGCCCCTGGTCAAAAGCCTCATATCATCGAAGTAAAAG agcaAAGAGTCAGCTCACTATTAGTGTCTATAATGGTTGGTTGTTCAGTGGTCATGTCTCCCTTATTACGATTGATACCGATGGCTGTACTTTTTGGCGTATTTCTTTACATGGGAATATCGTCTATCGATGGTATACAGTTTTTCGAACGTCTCAAACTGGTTTTCATGCCAGTGAAACATCATTCAGAAGCACCATACGTTCGCCat GTACAAACATACAAAATGCACCTATTCACTGGAATTCAACTCGTATGTTTGTGTATTCTATGGAGCGTTAAGTCGTCATCATTTTCTTTGTTGTTTCCGTTTTTCTTGATCATGATGATTCCTGTGCGGTCTCAACtatgtaataaactatttacTGCAAAAGAATTACGAGCA CTAGACAGCAATGAGCCAACAAACATGACTAATGACGAAGATGAACCCGATTTCTATGCTGAATCTCGACTTCCGGGATAA